One window of the Leptospira koniambonensis genome contains the following:
- the thrC gene encoding threonine synthase codes for MSLTFTKLKAEFRCINDSCGATYDLNDIVYECRKCGSLLQVSHDMGALKEKSGKEWKDLFDSRLGSVKFPNSSGIWNKREWVLPHVEDSEIISSGEGLSHLFNSERLTKHFGLGGLWIKQCGISHTGSFKDLGMTVLLSQVKHMLNKGAKIRAVACASSGDTSAALASYAAKAGIPAIIFLPAGKVSQAQLIQPVSNGAKVIALETDFDGCMKIVKEVTKEAGIYLANSMNSLRIEGQKTIAPEIVQQLEWKVPDWVIIPGGNLGNVSALGAGFEMAKELGLIDRLPRIVLAQAENANPLYLSYLKNFEEFSPVDAKPTLASAIQIGNPVSVQKAIRTLKKFNGIVEQASEAELSEASAKTDLFGLYNDPHTGVALAALYKLMGKGTIAKGDQVVVISTAHGLKFTEFKLKFHEGKIPGTDQKLVNVIRSCKPEVGAVMDEISGFLQMKG; via the coding sequence ATGAGCCTTACCTTCACCAAGTTGAAAGCGGAATTCCGCTGTATCAACGATTCTTGCGGAGCAACTTACGATCTGAATGATATCGTATACGAATGTCGTAAATGTGGAAGTCTTCTTCAGGTTTCCCATGATATGGGAGCTCTTAAAGAAAAATCAGGTAAGGAATGGAAGGACCTATTCGATTCCAGATTGGGTTCGGTAAAATTTCCGAATAGTTCAGGTATCTGGAATAAAAGAGAATGGGTTCTTCCACATGTAGAAGACTCTGAGATCATAAGCTCAGGCGAAGGTCTTTCTCATCTATTTAATTCTGAAAGACTTACAAAACATTTTGGTCTTGGTGGTCTTTGGATCAAACAATGTGGGATTTCCCACACGGGTTCATTTAAGGACCTGGGTATGACAGTTCTTCTCTCCCAAGTGAAACATATGTTGAATAAGGGAGCTAAGATCAGAGCAGTAGCTTGTGCAAGTTCAGGAGATACTTCTGCAGCGCTTGCTTCTTATGCAGCTAAGGCTGGTATACCTGCGATCATTTTTCTTCCTGCAGGAAAAGTTTCCCAAGCACAATTAATACAACCAGTTTCTAACGGCGCAAAAGTAATCGCACTGGAGACAGACTTTGACGGTTGTATGAAGATCGTTAAAGAAGTTACTAAAGAAGCCGGGATCTATCTTGCAAACTCAATGAACAGTCTTCGTATTGAAGGCCAAAAAACAATCGCACCTGAGATCGTTCAACAATTGGAATGGAAAGTTCCTGACTGGGTCATCATCCCTGGTGGAAATTTAGGAAACGTTTCCGCTCTCGGAGCAGGTTTCGAGATGGCAAAAGAATTAGGACTGATAGACAGACTTCCTAGGATCGTTTTGGCCCAAGCAGAAAATGCAAATCCACTCTATCTTTCTTATCTTAAAAATTTCGAAGAGTTCAGTCCTGTGGATGCGAAGCCTACTCTTGCTTCTGCAATACAGATCGGAAATCCTGTATCAGTCCAAAAGGCAATTCGTACATTAAAAAAATTCAATGGAATAGTAGAACAAGCAAGCGAAGCAGAACTTTCGGAAGCTTCTGCCAAAACAGATCTATTTGGATTGTACAATGACCCTCATACAGGAGTGGCACTCGCTGCTTTATACAAACTTATGGGCAAGGGGACCATTGCAAAAGGTGATCAAGTGGTCGTAATCTCTACCGCCCACGGTTTAAAATTCACAGAATTTAAACTCAAATTCCATGAAGGAAAGATCCCCGGAACCGATCAAAAACTGGTTAACGTTATTCGATCCTGCAAACCTGAAGTGGGAGCCGTCATGGACGAAATCAGCGGTTTTCTACAAATGAAAGGTTAA
- a CDS encoding SPFH domain-containing protein, which yields MALIDVIKYEGKPGEIVWKFPRNDISTFGQLVVNESQEAIFFKEGKALDIFGPGTHTLKTGNVPILEKLVNLPFGGQTPFTAEVVYINKALIQLKWGTPAPIQVEDPKYTITLGVRANGAYNIKIVDSKAFAVGVVGSRGAYSQDEVDGFLRPMIITRLSDFLAEVVLKSGEPITRLNQHLEEASSAGKTKIQPDFSKYGIEVLDFFVQSINFDQNDPNFQKIQKILTDKFEIDALGGMYQQKRMLDIGEAAAKNEGGNAGQGMSAGMGLGMGMNMGNMMAGMMGQNNAGGNSNQNDATARLTKLKSMLDQGLISQEEFDAKKKDILNSI from the coding sequence ATGGCATTAATAGACGTAATAAAATACGAAGGGAAACCGGGCGAAATTGTATGGAAATTTCCGCGTAACGATATCAGTACCTTCGGACAATTGGTAGTGAACGAAAGCCAGGAAGCGATCTTCTTCAAAGAAGGTAAGGCTCTGGATATTTTCGGACCTGGAACTCATACTTTAAAAACAGGGAACGTTCCAATTTTAGAAAAATTAGTGAACCTTCCTTTTGGAGGACAAACTCCTTTTACTGCCGAAGTAGTTTATATTAATAAGGCACTCATCCAATTAAAATGGGGAACTCCTGCACCCATCCAAGTAGAAGACCCTAAATACACAATCACGTTAGGAGTAAGAGCGAACGGCGCTTATAATATCAAGATTGTAGATTCCAAAGCATTTGCAGTTGGAGTAGTCGGTTCAAGAGGAGCTTATTCACAAGACGAGGTGGATGGTTTCTTAAGACCAATGATCATAACTAGACTAAGCGATTTCTTAGCCGAAGTTGTTTTAAAATCTGGAGAACCGATCACTCGACTCAACCAACATTTGGAAGAAGCTTCTTCTGCAGGAAAAACAAAGATCCAACCTGACTTCTCCAAATACGGGATAGAAGTTTTAGATTTTTTTGTTCAATCCATCAACTTCGACCAGAATGATCCTAACTTCCAAAAGATCCAGAAGATCCTTACAGACAAATTCGAGATCGATGCTTTGGGTGGAATGTACCAACAAAAAAGAATGTTGGATATTGGAGAAGCGGCAGCCAAGAACGAAGGCGGAAACGCAGGTCAAGGAATGTCTGCTGGTATGGGACTTGGAATGGGAATGAATATGGGCAATATGATGGCCGGTATGATGGGACAAAACAATGCCGGCGGGAATTCCAACCAGAATGATGCGACCGCAAGACTCACAAAACTCAAGAGTATGTTGGACCAGGGCCTGATTTCTCAGGAAGAATTTGATGCCAAAAAAAAGGACATTCTAAATTCTATCTAA
- a CDS encoding LIMLP_15305 family protein, translating to MTSNSPISQYVSRFKVEKGKILSFLSAFPFYGEVLKNHQYYEADRIARNELSKKLDSLKEPIRRVEENFVRERRMDLIGSTEVLLSIIERLKNEIIGASYGLNGLGTGFKATESELEALAEWDYSLIHHAEELSTKVKSQNFPPEVSVDTVRNWVSSFRSELDEFDSALKSRKDVFLKR from the coding sequence ATGACTTCGAATAGCCCGATATCTCAATATGTTTCCAGATTCAAAGTGGAAAAAGGAAAAATCTTATCCTTTCTCTCTGCATTTCCTTTTTATGGAGAAGTTTTAAAGAACCATCAATATTACGAAGCGGATAGGATTGCTCGAAATGAATTATCCAAAAAATTAGATTCTCTTAAGGAACCAATTCGTAGGGTCGAAGAAAATTTCGTCCGAGAAAGAAGAATGGACCTAATCGGTTCCACTGAGGTCTTACTCTCAATCATAGAAAGACTCAAAAACGAAATTATTGGAGCAAGTTACGGTTTAAACGGATTGGGCACTGGGTTCAAAGCCACCGAATCTGAATTGGAAGCTTTGGCAGAATGGGATTATTCTTTGATCCATCATGCGGAAGAATTATCCACAAAAGTAAAATCCCAGAACTTCCCTCCAGAAGTTTCAGTAGACACAGTGAGGAATTGGGTTAGTAGTTTTAGATCGGAATTGGATGAGTTCGATTCTGCATTAAAAAGCAGAAAGGACGTATTCTTAAAACGATAG
- the lepB gene encoding signal peptidase I — protein MKFDSELIRLIRKSTFRWIKLSFPILFAIFFILYFRIFVIQFYLISGTSMMPSYKENDWVLVKKWGFPAQIGPWVLYILEPDVDRFDVLVLDGIGAELSLKRVVGLPGDFFRFSEGRILINDSSLAEPFLNSGYKTQAPSASILPVIGVSGNIGIGDSGRIPPGYVLVLGDNREFSTDSRNYGLIPFKKLRGKVITSF, from the coding sequence ATGAAATTTGATTCGGAATTAATTCGTTTGATTAGAAAGTCCACATTTCGATGGATCAAACTTTCTTTTCCGATCTTATTTGCAATATTCTTCATATTATATTTTAGGATTTTCGTGATCCAATTCTATTTGATCAGCGGCACAAGTATGATGCCTAGCTATAAAGAAAACGATTGGGTCTTAGTCAAAAAATGGGGCTTTCCTGCACAAATCGGTCCTTGGGTTTTATATATCTTAGAACCAGACGTTGATAGATTCGACGTATTGGTTTTGGATGGGATCGGAGCAGAACTAAGTTTAAAAAGAGTAGTAGGGCTTCCCGGAGATTTTTTCAGATTTTCAGAAGGTAGAATTTTGATAAACGATTCTTCCTTAGCGGAACCTTTCTTGAATTCAGGCTATAAGACCCAAGCTCCATCTGCATCCATTCTACCTGTTATTGGAGTCTCTGGAAATATTGGCATAGGAGATTCAGGAAGGATCCCTCCTGGTTATGTTTTAGTCTTGGGAGATAACCGAGAATTCTCCACAGATTCCAGAAATTATGGCCTAATTCCTTTCAAAAAGTTGAGAGGAAAGGTAATCACCAGCTTTTAA
- a CDS encoding penicillin-binding protein — MDYNLLNRKRFTILFILLCVFFSGLLVRVGYLVFFNDREIAFKNGERILRGAIYDRRGIELALSIDSSTIGIYPGNVYDPNFTAVQISPYLDIPPEKIESLIREKSRYFLLKREIDDTTASRIMEMALPGVRREREFKRVYPHGSLAASLVGFTGMDDDKALSGLEYYYNQALMTPTEADSARGANVHLTLDGLIQFKLEKSLGKRFEEAGAKRAVGLLMEIHTGRILAMASFPSFDPNRYSSFEEYSHTNWAIRHVYEPGSTMKIFLASILLNENLIHPNEKFDCPGYVDYGKTRIKCTHVHGKVNLEEILQYSCNAGIIKAAAKIPNDILYEYMKRFRFGDRAGLLPNESVGYMPILNKWTPTTPMFMAIGQGISVTPIQLVASAASIVNGGRFITPRVVSHITDSYGEVLQEFQSEETPVGIKEYSTERLLKAMTRVVQAGTGKNAYIQEYSIAGKTGTGQKAVSGRGYQDGLWSASFLGFFPADKPKVVGLILFDEPKGDSHTGGGLAAPVFREVVENIIPIIEQGERTVNVNLPKLNRKPLTGKSERIPDLVGRSKREVVELLAPLGVPYKLHGSGFCYEQDPSPGSSYEGKRINVFFQ; from the coding sequence ATGGATTATAACCTTCTCAATCGAAAAAGATTCACCATCTTATTTATTCTATTATGTGTATTCTTCTCTGGTCTTTTGGTCCGAGTAGGCTATCTAGTATTTTTTAACGATAGAGAGATTGCATTCAAGAATGGAGAAAGGATCTTAAGAGGAGCCATCTACGATAGAAGAGGAATTGAATTGGCATTGTCCATTGACTCTTCTACGATTGGGATCTATCCCGGAAATGTTTACGATCCGAATTTTACTGCAGTTCAAATTTCACCGTATCTAGACATTCCTCCCGAAAAGATAGAATCGTTGATCCGTGAAAAAAGTAGATATTTCCTTTTGAAGAGGGAGATTGATGATACAACTGCAAGCCGTATCATGGAGATGGCCCTTCCTGGAGTAAGAAGGGAAAGAGAATTTAAAAGAGTTTATCCTCATGGAAGTCTGGCCGCAAGTCTCGTTGGATTTACCGGAATGGATGATGATAAAGCTCTCTCCGGTTTAGAATATTATTATAACCAAGCATTGATGACACCTACTGAAGCAGATTCTGCAAGAGGTGCAAATGTTCATTTGACTTTAGATGGACTTATCCAATTCAAATTAGAAAAATCTCTAGGAAAAAGATTCGAAGAAGCAGGAGCAAAAAGAGCAGTTGGGCTCTTAATGGAGATCCATACTGGAAGAATATTGGCGATGGCCAGTTTTCCTTCCTTTGATCCAAATCGTTATTCTTCATTTGAAGAATATTCGCATACTAACTGGGCGATCCGGCATGTATACGAGCCTGGATCTACTATGAAAATTTTCTTAGCTAGTATTCTCCTTAATGAAAACTTAATACATCCAAACGAAAAATTTGATTGTCCAGGGTATGTGGACTACGGGAAGACCAGGATCAAATGTACCCATGTTCACGGAAAAGTGAATCTGGAGGAAATTCTGCAATATTCTTGTAATGCTGGAATTATCAAAGCGGCAGCCAAGATCCCGAATGATATACTTTACGAATATATGAAACGATTCCGATTCGGAGATAGAGCCGGACTTTTACCTAACGAATCGGTGGGTTATATGCCTATCTTGAATAAATGGACCCCTACAACTCCAATGTTCATGGCGATTGGCCAAGGAATTTCAGTAACTCCAATACAGTTAGTTGCATCCGCTGCTTCCATTGTAAACGGAGGAAGATTCATCACACCTAGAGTAGTTTCTCATATCACTGATTCTTATGGAGAAGTTCTTCAGGAATTCCAATCCGAAGAAACTCCAGTAGGTATTAAAGAATATTCTACCGAAAGATTATTGAAAGCGATGACTAGAGTTGTCCAAGCTGGAACTGGAAAGAACGCATACATACAAGAGTATTCTATTGCAGGAAAAACAGGCACAGGACAAAAGGCAGTTTCTGGTAGAGGTTACCAAGACGGATTATGGTCTGCTTCCTTTTTAGGATTTTTTCCTGCAGACAAACCCAAAGTAGTCGGTCTTATCCTTTTTGATGAACCTAAAGGGGACAGTCATACTGGTGGGGGACTCGCTGCACCTGTATTTAGAGAAGTAGTAGAGAATATTATTCCTATCATAGAGCAGGGAGAAAGAACGGTTAACGTTAATCTTCCTAAACTGAACAGAAAACCGCTAACAGGAAAATCAGAGCGTATTCCCGATCTAGTCGGAAGAAGTAAGAGAGAAGTAGTAGAGTTATTAGCTCCTTTGGGAGTTCCTTATAAACTTCATGGAAGCGGTTTCTGTTATGAACAAGATCCTTCTCCTGGTTCTTCTTATGAGGGTAAAAGGATAAACGTATTCTTCCAATGA
- a CDS encoding motility associated factor glycosyltransferase family protein, with amino-acid sequence MKEFRSDLLEKNLASLRSFAPEASERIASSQINFEIVPTKTEDPSLRIGNVLLHSSMDPRKEAERQLADLKKGDEERAFLFFGAGLGYSIQYTLGFDKIICVWMEPFPEIIKAAFSLFDFSGMILSGKLRIFLPPYEESAFYEGFKGISGYPVSFIPHRGSLQWKKEEYQELRFLAETFFHKKDVNTATLTRFEKVWTGNFIRNLPELVDMQPINELFGLCKSKVDVVVCGAGPSLYLSLQELKEYRENFILIAVDTALLILQKSGIDPDLVFSVDPQPLNSKYLEGYSGKAKFIFDPTTSYHSLRMPYIGKNHFLTSSPFPWIKLLENASESGLGAVDFGGSVSTNAASLAEKMEARSILLLGQDLSFPGSQAHCKGAILEERLNFLECRTQRREHHNYKQMTALPPKWIESIEGKKIRTNEKLLIFKKWFEERSKDRPWANLGKDGAKLEGIQNSTFKEWFKQNPSDTNQVSEIKEKIRLLLSSKINGKKVSEELNKICKELKEFGIQVSTGEILSEKIYNLIQNGEKDKESIRKALHEISVIDDRISSKKGLTEFLGISLQRVILAITEGYDTELTLEEKKNERLAVAKKSLLLYSGLKKSTEMNLQLINKAVKRFRS; translated from the coding sequence ATGAAAGAATTTAGGTCGGATTTACTCGAAAAAAATTTGGCCTCACTTCGTAGCTTCGCGCCGGAAGCCTCCGAAAGGATTGCATCTTCTCAAATCAATTTTGAGATCGTTCCTACAAAAACTGAAGATCCTAGTTTAAGGATCGGTAATGTTCTTTTACATAGTTCCATGGATCCTCGCAAAGAAGCCGAAAGGCAGCTTGCGGATCTTAAAAAAGGGGATGAAGAAAGAGCATTTCTTTTTTTTGGGGCTGGCCTTGGTTATTCCATACAATATACATTAGGATTTGATAAAATAATCTGCGTATGGATGGAGCCTTTTCCAGAGATCATCAAGGCTGCGTTTTCACTTTTCGATTTTTCCGGTATGATACTTTCCGGGAAGTTAAGGATCTTTCTTCCACCATATGAAGAATCTGCATTTTACGAAGGTTTTAAAGGAATTTCAGGATATCCTGTAAGTTTTATTCCTCATAGAGGAAGTCTTCAATGGAAAAAGGAAGAATACCAAGAACTTAGATTTTTGGCCGAAACATTCTTTCATAAGAAAGATGTAAACACTGCTACATTAACTAGATTTGAGAAGGTCTGGACCGGAAATTTTATCAGAAACCTTCCAGAACTTGTGGATATGCAGCCTATAAACGAATTATTCGGTTTATGCAAATCCAAAGTGGATGTAGTTGTTTGTGGGGCCGGACCTTCACTTTATCTATCCTTGCAAGAACTGAAAGAATATAGAGAAAACTTTATATTGATCGCAGTAGATACTGCACTTCTCATTCTTCAAAAGTCCGGAATAGATCCGGATCTTGTATTTAGTGTGGATCCCCAGCCTTTAAATTCAAAATATTTAGAAGGATATTCCGGAAAGGCAAAATTCATATTTGACCCAACCACTTCTTATCATTCATTAAGAATGCCTTATATAGGTAAAAACCATTTTCTGACTTCTTCTCCTTTTCCCTGGATCAAACTTTTAGAGAATGCTTCCGAAAGCGGGCTGGGAGCCGTAGACTTTGGAGGTTCCGTTTCTACAAATGCGGCCAGTCTTGCGGAGAAGATGGAAGCAAGATCCATTTTACTTTTGGGACAAGATCTTTCTTTCCCAGGTTCTCAGGCCCATTGTAAGGGCGCGATCTTAGAAGAAAGATTGAACTTTCTGGAATGTCGGACTCAAAGAAGAGAACATCATAATTATAAACAAATGACCGCTTTGCCTCCCAAGTGGATCGAATCTATAGAAGGAAAAAAAATCAGGACAAACGAAAAACTTCTGATCTTCAAAAAATGGTTCGAAGAAAGATCAAAGGATCGCCCATGGGCCAATCTTGGAAAGGACGGAGCTAAATTAGAAGGGATCCAGAATAGTACGTTTAAAGAATGGTTTAAACAAAACCCCTCAGATACAAACCAAGTTTCAGAGATCAAAGAGAAGATCCGGCTTCTTCTATCTTCTAAGATCAATGGAAAAAAAGTATCGGAAGAATTAAACAAGATCTGTAAAGAGTTAAAAGAATTTGGAATACAAGTCTCTACGGGGGAAATTCTTTCCGAAAAAATATACAATCTCATCCAGAATGGAGAGAAGGACAAAGAATCCATTCGAAAAGCGTTACATGAGATTTCTGTAATAGATGATCGTATCAGTTCTAAAAAAGGCCTTACTGAATTTTTGGGGATTAGTTTACAAAGAGTGATCTTGGCAATTACAGAAGGATATGATACAGAACTCACATTAGAAGAAAAGAAGAACGAAAGACTTGCAGTCGCAAAGAAAAGCCTTCTTCTCTATTCCGGGCTGAAAAAAAGTACGGAAATGAATCTACAGCTTATAAATAAAGCAGTGAAACGTTTTCGATCGTAA
- a CDS encoding phasin-related domain-containing protein has product MEKQILDVLNAGLGLVKSGQEGLDKAKAELTKSFQELAAKGASDNSEASVRVREFVDKFLNEAKELSTAATKTYEDSRAKALEVYNQIAEEAKKLVPAEQIEAIKAKFSEVTETVKKTAAPTKKTA; this is encoded by the coding sequence ATGGAAAAACAAATTCTAGATGTACTGAACGCAGGTCTTGGTTTGGTTAAAAGTGGACAAGAAGGTCTGGATAAAGCGAAAGCAGAATTAACTAAGAGTTTTCAAGAACTCGCAGCTAAAGGCGCTTCCGACAATTCCGAAGCATCTGTTCGTGTTCGCGAGTTTGTAGACAAATTCTTAAACGAAGCTAAAGAATTATCTACTGCTGCTACTAAAACTTACGAAGATTCTCGCGCTAAGGCACTTGAAGTTTATAACCAGATTGCAGAAGAAGCTAAGAAATTAGTTCCTGCTGAACAAATCGAAGCTATCAAGGCAAAATTTAGCGAAGTTACTGAGACAGTTAAAAAGACTGCTGCTCCAACTAAAAAAACTGCTTAA
- a CDS encoding PLP-dependent aminotransferase family protein, protein MGKLIIENRSEIFRPSARTERTPASVTRDILKVIDTPGMISFAGGLPDDSLFPIEDLKNIFETSVSKKGSKLFQYSDTQGHSDLRAWIADRYYPGSSADEILLTSGSQQALDLLSRYFIEEDSPILLERPSYLGAIQVFSSYAPTFIGINYGEEGPDMEELKYVLTNSSEKPKFFYCIPDFQNPSSYSYSLEIRNSISKLLLENGVPILEDTAYRELYFKEELPISLCELGPEHTISIGTFSKTLAPGLRVGWIRAPKKILKDLIIQKQSMDLHSPTLNQELVYGFVSSSKYEEHLSLIRKTYQRKSEHTFNCFQNNFGDSLPLQISKGGLFYWLEFPQEINTDLLFQKCLEKGLAAVPGSSFFVGKPERNHLRWNFSNASEEETKLGVKRLFEVYKSIQK, encoded by the coding sequence ATGGGCAAGTTAATTATAGAAAATAGATCTGAAATTTTCAGACCTTCTGCGAGGACTGAAAGAACTCCTGCTTCTGTGACTAGAGATATATTAAAGGTGATAGATACTCCTGGAATGATCTCATTCGCAGGCGGGCTTCCGGATGATTCTTTGTTTCCAATAGAAGATCTAAAAAATATTTTCGAAACTTCTGTTTCTAAAAAAGGTTCAAAACTATTTCAATATTCAGACACGCAGGGACATTCCGACTTACGTGCTTGGATTGCGGATCGATATTATCCAGGCTCTTCTGCGGACGAAATTCTTTTAACATCTGGTTCCCAACAAGCATTGGATCTACTCAGCCGTTACTTTATAGAGGAAGATTCTCCCATTCTTTTAGAAAGACCAAGTTATCTAGGAGCAATACAAGTATTCTCTTCTTACGCTCCAACTTTCATCGGGATCAATTATGGAGAAGAAGGTCCGGATATGGAAGAATTAAAATATGTGCTGACTAATTCTTCCGAAAAACCTAAATTCTTTTACTGTATACCAGATTTCCAAAATCCTTCCTCATATTCTTATTCTTTGGAGATTCGAAATTCTATTTCTAAGTTACTCTTAGAAAATGGAGTTCCAATTTTGGAAGATACTGCTTATAGAGAATTATACTTCAAAGAGGAACTTCCGATCTCCTTATGCGAATTAGGACCGGAGCATACAATCTCCATTGGAACATTCTCCAAAACGCTTGCACCTGGCTTAAGAGTTGGATGGATAAGAGCGCCTAAAAAAATCCTAAAAGATCTAATCATACAAAAACAATCCATGGATTTGCATTCCCCCACTCTAAATCAGGAGTTGGTGTATGGATTTGTATCTTCTTCAAAATACGAAGAACATCTTTCCTTAATCCGAAAAACCTACCAAAGAAAATCTGAGCATACATTCAATTGTTTTCAAAATAATTTTGGAGACTCTCTTCCTTTACAAATTTCTAAAGGAGGGCTATTCTATTGGTTGGAATTCCCACAAGAGATCAATACAGACCTTCTTTTCCAAAAATGTTTGGAGAAGGGACTCGCTGCAGTTCCTGGATCTTCCTTCTTCGTTGGTAAACCTGAAAGAAATCATTTAAGATGGAACTTCTCCAACGCGTCGGAAGAAGAAACAAAACTCGGAGTGAAAAGGTTATTCGAAGTTTATAAAAGTATACAGAAATAA
- a CDS encoding PLP-dependent aminotransferase family protein, producing the protein MTNTDRLLTKYSKIANSLIGRIESGEFPPGSKLPSLRKICLFEECNLSTAVEAFGILQERGFISGRERSGYFVLPRPELYPKYKLEKPVRVPNPSVPEEVSSLMSELADPGFIPFGAAVPDPQFLPYSALQKSYKKSLKDSQVYKYSDAAGILELRKKIAIRSSGKERRVRPEEVFITLGCSEAAFLALSLSTKPGDKVAVESPLHFVLYQILSELKLKAIEIPTDPFTGLDLQSYISVIKKESPKFLITIPTFSNPTGSLMPLGSKRELLKISSKYGVKILEDDIYGDLQHNGGIRPSSLLSLDTEDIVTQVSSLSKSVNPGLRIGWMISDQKKVENARRLRLAEAISLPAIPQLASSYFIGSLAHERHLREFRRRLGGLVLSYADSFLEYFPKGTKVAIPKGGFLLWIELPKGKDSRILRFQAAKKKISLVPGNLFSLSGKYVNNFRINAGVLMGPKVISAIQTLGKIAKEI; encoded by the coding sequence ATGACCAATACAGATCGACTTCTCACTAAATATTCTAAGATCGCGAATTCTTTGATAGGAAGGATTGAATCAGGAGAATTTCCTCCTGGTTCCAAATTGCCTTCTCTTAGAAAGATCTGTTTATTTGAGGAATGTAATCTTTCTACTGCGGTGGAGGCTTTTGGTATTCTTCAGGAAAGGGGTTTTATCAGTGGGAGAGAAAGGTCTGGATATTTTGTTCTTCCTCGGCCGGAACTTTATCCTAAATACAAATTAGAAAAACCTGTAAGAGTTCCGAATCCTTCTGTCCCAGAAGAGGTAAGTTCTTTGATGTCTGAACTTGCAGATCCTGGTTTTATTCCTTTCGGTGCAGCGGTTCCTGATCCACAGTTTTTGCCATACTCTGCTTTGCAAAAATCATATAAGAAATCTTTAAAAGACTCTCAGGTTTATAAATATTCTGATGCTGCTGGTATTTTAGAACTTAGGAAAAAGATTGCGATCCGTTCTTCTGGTAAAGAAAGAAGAGTTCGTCCCGAGGAAGTGTTTATCACATTAGGTTGTTCAGAGGCTGCATTTTTGGCCTTAAGTCTTTCTACAAAACCGGGTGATAAGGTCGCTGTGGAGAGTCCTCTTCATTTTGTTTTATACCAAATTCTTTCCGAATTAAAATTAAAAGCGATTGAGATCCCCACGGATCCTTTTACTGGTTTAGATCTTCAATCTTATATTTCCGTAATAAAGAAAGAATCCCCTAAATTTTTAATCACTATTCCTACTTTTTCAAATCCTACCGGAAGTCTTATGCCTTTAGGATCTAAAAGAGAACTTCTGAAAATTTCTTCTAAGTATGGTGTGAAAATTCTTGAGGACGATATTTATGGGGACTTACAGCATAACGGAGGAATTCGTCCTTCTTCTTTATTGTCTCTGGATACAGAAGATATTGTAACTCAGGTCTCTTCTCTTTCTAAATCAGTAAATCCTGGCCTTAGGATTGGTTGGATGATCAGTGATCAGAAAAAAGTAGAGAACGCTAGGCGTCTTCGTTTAGCGGAAGCAATTTCTTTGCCTGCGATTCCTCAGCTTGCTTCTTCTTATTTTATAGGATCTCTCGCTCATGAAAGACATTTAAGAGAATTTAGACGGAGGTTGGGAGGTTTGGTGCTTTCTTATGCAGATTCTTTTTTGGAATATTTTCCAAAGGGGACCAAGGTCGCCATTCCGAAAGGAGGTTTTCTTCTTTGGATAGAACTTCCTAAAGGAAAAGATTCTAGAATTCTTAGATTCCAAGCGGCTAAGAAGAAGATCAGTCTTGTTCCAGGAAATCTTTTCTCTCTTTCGGGCAAGTATGTGAATAATTTTAGAATTAATGCAGGAGTTCTAATGGGACCTAAGGTGATATCTGCTATCCAGACTCTTGGAAAAATTGCGAAAGAAATTTAG